A single region of the Actinoplanes sp. SE50/110 genome encodes:
- a CDS encoding sterol carrier family protein: MSPAHNNSDSVSKALDALDAGTQPDRTVLRDAVRALLTELSGRAPGRSVEVRIPPFGAIQCVPGPRHTRGTPPNVVETDPVTWLLVATGRLAWAEAVADGRLRASGIRTDLSEFLPLTPE; encoded by the coding sequence ATGTCGCCTGCGCACAATAATTCCGACTCGGTGTCCAAGGCGTTGGACGCGCTGGACGCCGGGACCCAGCCTGACCGAACGGTCCTGCGTGACGCGGTCCGAGCACTGCTGACCGAGTTGTCCGGACGCGCGCCTGGCCGATCGGTGGAGGTGCGAATTCCACCTTTCGGCGCTATTCAGTGCGTGCCCGGCCCGCGCCACACCCGCGGCACACCGCCCAATGTGGTCGAGACGGATCCGGTCACCTGGCTGCTGGTGGCCACCGGACGCCTGGCATGGGCGGAAGCGGTCGCCGACGGACGCCTGCGGGCCAGCGGAATCCGCACCGATCTCAGCGAGTTCCTGCCGCTGACCCCGGAATGA
- a CDS encoding Glu/Leu/Phe/Val dehydrogenase: protein MGVFDTDGTDASGHEQVVFCQDRVSGLKAIIGIYSTALGPALGGTRFYPYESEEAALADVLRLSRGMAYKNALAGLDLGGGKAVIWGDPATVKSEALLRAYGRFVESLRGRYYTACDVGTYVPDMDVIARETRYVTGRSVEHGGAGDSSVLTAWGVFQGMRAAAEHTWGSPTLAGRTVGVAGLGKVGKYLVGHLVADGATVVATDVNEAALQWARTTHPEVHLVPDNQTLITSDLDVYAPCALGGALNDDTVPLLRARVVTGAANNQLAHPGIGKLLDDRGILYTPDYVVNAGGVIQVADEIEGFNFERAKLRATGIFETTRRILQLADDEGVPPAVAADRLAERRMADVGRLRSIHLG from the coding sequence ATGGGTGTGTTCGACACCGACGGCACCGACGCCAGCGGGCACGAACAGGTCGTCTTCTGCCAGGACCGGGTCTCCGGCCTGAAGGCGATCATCGGGATCTACTCGACGGCCCTCGGGCCGGCGCTCGGCGGCACACGGTTCTACCCGTACGAGAGCGAGGAGGCCGCCCTCGCCGACGTGCTGCGGCTGTCCCGCGGCATGGCGTACAAGAACGCGCTGGCCGGCCTGGACCTGGGTGGCGGTAAAGCGGTCATCTGGGGCGACCCGGCCACGGTCAAGTCCGAGGCGCTGCTGCGTGCCTACGGCCGCTTCGTCGAGTCCCTGCGCGGCCGCTACTACACCGCCTGCGACGTCGGCACGTACGTGCCGGACATGGACGTGATCGCCCGCGAAACCCGGTACGTCACCGGCCGCAGCGTCGAGCACGGCGGCGCCGGCGACTCCTCGGTCCTCACCGCCTGGGGCGTCTTCCAGGGCATGCGGGCCGCCGCCGAGCACACCTGGGGCAGCCCCACGCTCGCCGGCCGCACGGTCGGCGTGGCCGGCCTCGGCAAGGTCGGCAAGTATCTGGTCGGCCACCTGGTCGCCGACGGCGCCACCGTGGTGGCCACCGACGTGAACGAGGCGGCCCTGCAGTGGGCCCGCACCACCCACCCCGAGGTTCACCTGGTCCCGGACAACCAGACGCTGATCACTTCGGATCTCGACGTCTACGCCCCCTGCGCGCTGGGCGGCGCCCTCAACGACGACACGGTCCCGCTGCTGCGCGCCCGGGTGGTCACCGGCGCGGCCAACAACCAGCTGGCCCACCCCGGCATCGGCAAGCTGCTCGACGACCGCGGCATCCTCTACACCCCGGACTACGTGGTGAACGCGGGCGGCGTGATCCAGGTGGCCGACGAGATCGAGGGCTTCAACTTCGAGCGGGCCAAGCTGCGGGCGACCGGGATCTTCGAGACCACCCGGCGGATCCTGCAGCTGGCCGACGACGAGGGGGTGCCGCCCGCGGTGGCGGCGGACCGCCTCGCCGAGCGGCGGATGGCCGATGTCGGCCGGCTGCGCTCCATCCACCTCGGCTAG
- a CDS encoding PrsW family intramembrane metalloprotease, with protein sequence MSEPVRPGDTRLDTLVRVPAFWVVITLLAAGAVRMSQLLARFLHLYPIATITALGLFALLAVPFWMFVQELDFLEREPAGLLAVAFAWGGVVATSVSIPGSTALENLIAKLGSPGLAADWGAALAGPTVEEIAKTLGVVAIVLIARSQVNSVLDGVVYGALVGLGFQIVEDIVFAIGAVALAGQGDEVRPVITTFLVRGFLAGVWSHTLFGALAGAGIGYLVVHTDRSRSRRLTMAGLALFGAWASHVLWNSPLFRDGLGNGAVALLAVLTFKGLPPLLLILFLVRRAHDREAEYYVARLAGLGDPEVITEAELHALGSGARRAAARRHAGDRAGRRARSAVRRLQRAQARLAVELSRTSQPLPQTDHHHGEVRHHRATLQALGHPEAVEGVRTWRHTASTVGTAAVAIAVLWVALSALGGA encoded by the coding sequence ATGAGTGAACCGGTGCGGCCCGGCGACACCCGGCTCGACACCCTCGTCCGGGTGCCCGCGTTCTGGGTGGTGATCACCCTGCTCGCCGCCGGCGCGGTGCGGATGTCGCAACTCCTGGCCCGGTTCCTGCACCTCTACCCGATCGCCACGATCACCGCGCTCGGCCTGTTCGCCCTGCTCGCCGTCCCGTTCTGGATGTTCGTCCAGGAGCTCGACTTCCTGGAACGGGAACCGGCCGGGCTGCTCGCCGTCGCGTTCGCCTGGGGCGGTGTGGTCGCCACCAGCGTCTCCATCCCGGGCAGCACCGCCCTGGAGAACCTGATCGCCAAACTCGGCTCACCCGGCCTGGCCGCCGACTGGGGCGCCGCCCTGGCCGGCCCCACGGTCGAGGAGATCGCCAAGACGCTCGGCGTGGTGGCCATCGTGCTGATCGCCCGCTCCCAGGTGAACAGCGTGCTGGACGGCGTCGTCTACGGCGCGCTGGTCGGGCTCGGCTTCCAGATCGTCGAGGACATCGTCTTCGCGATCGGGGCGGTCGCGCTGGCCGGGCAGGGCGACGAGGTGCGGCCGGTGATCACCACGTTCCTGGTCCGTGGATTCCTGGCCGGGGTCTGGAGTCACACCCTGTTCGGCGCGCTGGCCGGCGCCGGCATCGGCTATCTGGTGGTGCACACCGACCGCAGCCGGTCGCGCCGGCTCACGATGGCCGGCCTGGCCCTGTTCGGCGCGTGGGCGTCACACGTGCTGTGGAACTCGCCGCTGTTCCGCGACGGGCTCGGCAACGGCGCGGTGGCGTTGCTCGCCGTGCTCACCTTCAAAGGCCTGCCGCCGCTGCTGCTGATCCTGTTCCTGGTCCGCCGGGCGCACGACCGCGAGGCGGAGTATTACGTCGCCCGGCTCGCCGGGCTCGGCGACCCCGAGGTGATCACCGAGGCCGAGTTGCACGCGCTCGGTTCCGGGGCCCGCCGGGCCGCGGCCCGCCGGCACGCCGGCGACCGGGCCGGCCGCCGGGCCAGGTCGGCGGTGCGCCGTCTGCAGCGCGCCCAGGCCCGGCTGGCCGTCGAGCTCAGCCGGACGTCCCAACCGCTGCCGCAGACAGATCACCACCATGGCGAGGTACGCCACCATCGCGCCACCCTGCAGGCTCTGGGGCACCCGGAGGCGGTCGAGGGGGTACGCACGTGGCGGCACACCGCCTCGACGGTGGGCACCGCAGCGGTGGCGATCGCCGTGCTGTGGGTTGCCCTGTCCGCCCTCGGCGGCGCCTGA
- the amcA gene encoding multiple cyclophane-containing RiPP AmcA encodes MPEITSPRPSDAVETDPVTARVHDTRAGLAALIAEAETARRQRAEEATPESGSAVCAWNHFENIPTFYNWNNRPR; translated from the coding sequence ATGCCCGAGATCACGAGCCCACGGCCGTCTGACGCCGTGGAGACGGATCCGGTGACGGCACGGGTGCATGACACCCGGGCCGGCCTGGCCGCGCTCATCGCGGAGGCCGAGACGGCCCGCCGGCAACGTGCCGAGGAGGCGACTCCCGAAAGCGGCTCGGCGGTGTGCGCCTGGAACCACTTCGAGAACATTCCCACGTTCTACAACTGGAACAACCGGCCGCGGTGA
- a CDS encoding BldC family transcriptional regulator → MASRTHDPEPLLTPAEVASMFRVDPKTVTRWAKAGKLSAIRTLGGHRRYRESEVRALLQGQIPTQRQGD, encoded by the coding sequence ATGGCATCGCGTACGCACGATCCTGAGCCGCTACTAACGCCGGCCGAGGTGGCGTCGATGTTCCGTGTCGACCCGAAGACCGTCACCCGGTGGGCGAAGGCGGGCAAGCTCAGCGCTATTCGCACGCTCGGCGGCCACCGTCGCTACCGGGAGTCGGAGGTTCGCGCCCTGCTGCAGGGGCAGATTCCCACGCAGCGGCAGGGTGACTGA
- the purM gene encoding phosphoribosylformylglycinamidine cyclo-ligase → MTHVSERNAGSEGDRQLWTAGAGRGPRKRAATYADAGVSIHAGDRAVELLKSKVKKTTRPEVMGDLGGFSGLFRLNTAKYKSPILASSTDGVGTKLVIAQQLDIHDTIGIDLVAMVVDDLVACGAEPLFLLDYIACGEVVPDKIAEIGAGIADGCRYAGCALLGGETAEHPGVLRPDEYDVSATGVGVVEESEILGKERVEVGDAVIAMRSSGLHSNGYSLVRHVLLGAGRMRLDTVVDDFGTSRTLGEELLTPTKIYAKDCLGLIEETDVRAFSHVTGGGIPGNLVRVLPEHVDAVVDRSTWRPQPIFDLIQAKGRIEDSEMEATFNMGVGMFAVVSADDADRAMAYLAGRGVEAWQVGEVLEGTGQVQMMGSYTRG, encoded by the coding sequence GTGACGCACGTGTCCGAGCGCAATGCCGGATCCGAGGGCGACCGACAGCTGTGGACCGCCGGCGCCGGCCGGGGCCCGCGCAAGCGCGCCGCGACCTACGCGGACGCGGGCGTCTCGATCCACGCCGGTGACCGTGCCGTCGAGCTGCTCAAGTCCAAGGTGAAGAAGACCACCCGGCCCGAGGTGATGGGTGACCTGGGAGGCTTCTCCGGCCTGTTCCGGCTGAACACGGCGAAGTACAAGAGCCCGATCCTGGCCTCGTCCACCGACGGCGTCGGCACCAAGCTGGTCATCGCGCAGCAGCTGGACATCCACGACACGATCGGCATCGACCTGGTCGCCATGGTCGTCGACGACCTGGTGGCCTGTGGCGCCGAGCCGCTGTTCCTGCTCGACTACATCGCCTGCGGCGAGGTCGTGCCGGACAAGATCGCCGAGATCGGCGCCGGTATCGCCGACGGCTGCCGCTACGCGGGGTGCGCCCTGCTCGGTGGCGAGACCGCCGAGCACCCGGGTGTGCTGCGCCCCGACGAGTACGACGTCTCGGCGACCGGTGTCGGCGTGGTCGAGGAGAGCGAGATCCTCGGCAAGGAGCGGGTCGAGGTGGGCGACGCGGTGATCGCGATGCGCTCGTCCGGCCTGCACTCGAACGGTTACTCGCTGGTCCGGCACGTGCTGCTGGGCGCCGGCCGGATGCGCCTGGACACCGTGGTCGACGACTTCGGCACCTCGCGCACGCTGGGCGAGGAGCTGCTCACCCCGACCAAGATCTACGCCAAGGACTGCCTGGGCCTGATCGAGGAGACCGACGTCCGGGCGTTCTCGCACGTGACCGGCGGCGGCATCCCCGGCAACCTGGTCCGGGTCCTGCCCGAGCACGTGGACGCCGTGGTGGACCGGTCCACCTGGCGCCCGCAGCCGATCTTCGACCTGATCCAGGCCAAGGGCCGGATCGAGGACTCGGAGATGGAGGCCACCTTCAACATGGGTGTCGGCATGTTCGCGGTCGTCTCGGCCGACGACGCGGACCGCGCGATGGCCTATCTGGCCGGTCGCGGTGTCGAGGCCTGGCAGGTCGGCGAGGTGCTGGAGGGCACCGGGCAGGTGCAGATGATGGGCTCCTACACCCGGGGCTGA
- a CDS encoding RNA 2'-phosphotransferase, which translates to MTELTRDQVRLSRRMSLVLRHRPETAGLTLDPQGWVPVADFLAALGISRAELDHVVAFNDKSRFAVAAGPDGVERIRASQGHSRRVEVDLDLPPAIPPATLFHGTPRANLDAILRDGLRPRTRHHVHLSADVPTALVVGRRRSPDVVVFEVAAGVMAAAGHVFHRSENGVWLTSVVPPVHLSLKRTNP; encoded by the coding sequence TTGACCGAACTCACCCGTGACCAGGTGCGTCTCAGTCGCCGGATGTCCCTGGTGCTGCGGCACCGGCCGGAGACGGCCGGGCTGACGCTGGACCCGCAGGGCTGGGTGCCGGTCGCCGACTTCCTCGCCGCGCTGGGGATCAGCCGCGCCGAGCTCGACCACGTGGTCGCCTTCAACGACAAGTCCCGGTTCGCGGTCGCCGCCGGCCCCGACGGGGTGGAGCGGATCCGGGCCAGCCAGGGTCATTCCCGCCGGGTCGAGGTCGACCTGGACCTGCCGCCGGCCATCCCGCCCGCGACGCTGTTCCACGGCACGCCGCGGGCCAACCTCGACGCGATCCTGCGGGACGGGCTGCGCCCGCGCACCCGGCACCACGTGCACCTGTCGGCGGACGTGCCGACCGCCCTGGTGGTGGGCCGGCGCCGGTCGCCCGACGTGGTGGTCTTCGAGGTGGCCGCCGGGGTGATGGCCGCCGCGGGGCACGTCTTCCACCGCAGCGAGAACGGGGTCTGGTTGACCTCCGTCGTGCCCCCAGTGCACCTTTCGCTAAAACGGACAAATCCGTAA
- the purF gene encoding amidophosphoribosyltransferase, with translation MPRGDGRLTDDLDPQERGPQDACGVFGVWAPEEEVAKLTYFGLYALQHRGQEAAGIAVSDGSGVVVYKDVGLVSQVFDEPTLASLRGHLAIGHARYSTTGGNTWENAQPTIRATTAGTTIALAHNGNLVNTAELAKEVADRGLEVGDATSDTMLVTTLLAGRPDLSVEAAAMEVLPTLRGAFSFVFMDEHTLYAARDAQGVRPLVLGRMENGWVVASETAALDITGASFVREVEPGEILAIDEHGLRSTRFAAPEPKGCLFEYVYLARPDTTIAGRNIYAARVEVGRKLAKEHPAEADLVIGVPESGIPAAIGYAEASGIPYSAGFMKNAYVGRTFIQPSQTIRQLGIRLKLNPLREVVRGKRIVVVDDSIVRGNTQRAQIRMLREAGALEVHVRISSPPVKWPCFYGIDFATRAELIANGLEIDGIRRSIGADSLGYVSLDGLVQSTEQPKSRLCMACFDGEYPIELPAADLIGKHVLEGVSRRAEAVAELETDYEAREHQDDHPAPAPLVASPGGATALHHP, from the coding sequence GTGCCCCGAGGCGACGGCCGATTGACCGACGATCTCGACCCCCAGGAACGCGGCCCCCAGGACGCCTGTGGTGTCTTCGGTGTCTGGGCCCCCGAGGAAGAGGTCGCCAAACTCACGTACTTCGGGCTCTACGCTCTACAGCACCGGGGCCAGGAGGCCGCCGGCATCGCGGTGAGCGACGGCTCCGGGGTCGTGGTCTACAAGGACGTCGGCCTGGTCTCCCAGGTCTTCGACGAGCCGACGCTGGCCAGCCTTCGCGGCCACCTCGCGATCGGCCACGCGCGCTATTCCACCACCGGTGGCAACACCTGGGAGAACGCGCAGCCCACGATCCGGGCCACGACGGCCGGCACCACCATCGCGCTGGCCCACAACGGCAACCTGGTGAACACCGCCGAGCTGGCCAAGGAGGTCGCCGACCGCGGCCTCGAGGTCGGTGACGCCACCTCGGACACCATGCTGGTCACCACGCTGCTGGCCGGCCGGCCGGACCTGTCGGTCGAGGCCGCCGCCATGGAGGTGCTGCCCACCCTGCGCGGGGCGTTCAGCTTCGTGTTCATGGACGAGCACACGCTGTACGCCGCCCGGGACGCCCAGGGCGTACGCCCGCTGGTCCTGGGCCGGATGGAGAACGGCTGGGTGGTCGCCAGCGAGACCGCCGCCCTGGACATCACCGGCGCCAGCTTCGTCCGCGAGGTCGAGCCCGGCGAGATCCTGGCGATCGACGAGCACGGCCTGCGCTCCACCCGGTTCGCCGCGCCGGAGCCCAAGGGCTGCCTCTTCGAGTACGTGTATCTCGCCCGCCCGGACACCACGATCGCCGGTCGCAACATCTACGCCGCGCGCGTCGAGGTGGGCCGCAAGCTGGCCAAGGAGCATCCGGCCGAGGCCGACCTGGTGATCGGTGTGCCGGAGTCGGGCATCCCGGCGGCGATCGGCTACGCCGAGGCGTCCGGCATCCCGTACAGCGCCGGCTTCATGAAGAACGCGTATGTCGGCCGCACCTTCATCCAGCCCTCGCAGACGATCCGTCAGCTGGGCATCCGGCTGAAGCTGAACCCGCTGCGCGAGGTGGTCCGGGGCAAGCGGATCGTGGTGGTCGACGACTCGATCGTGCGGGGCAACACCCAGCGCGCCCAGATCCGCATGCTGCGCGAGGCCGGCGCCCTGGAGGTGCACGTCCGGATCTCGTCGCCGCCGGTGAAGTGGCCGTGCTTCTACGGCATCGACTTCGCCACCCGTGCCGAGCTGATCGCGAACGGTCTGGAGATCGACGGGATCCGGCGCTCGATCGGCGCCGACAGCCTGGGCTACGTCTCGCTGGACGGCCTGGTCCAGTCCACTGAGCAGCCGAAATCCCGGCTCTGCATGGCCTGCTTCGACGGGGAGTACCCGATCGAGCTGCCGGCCGCCGATCTGATCGGCAAGCACGTGCTGGAGGGGGTGAGCCGCCGGGCGGAGGCGGTCGCCGAGCTCGAGACCGACTACGAGGCCCGCGAGCACCAGGACGACCACCCGGCACCGGCGCCGCTGGTGGCCAGCCCGGGCGGCGCCACGGCGCTGCACCACCCGTGA
- a CDS encoding hotdog fold thioesterase: MQHLFTSNGGGALAERMGIVITEATAERVVGTMPVEGNTQPYGLLHGGASCVLAETLGSVGAVLHGQTVDRPFAVGVDINATHHKAARSGLVTGVAVPVHRGRAVATYEVVLEDEAGERVCTARITCLLRGA, translated from the coding sequence ATGCAGCACCTCTTCACCAGCAACGGAGGCGGTGCGCTTGCCGAGCGGATGGGCATCGTGATCACCGAGGCCACGGCGGAGCGGGTGGTCGGCACGATGCCGGTCGAGGGCAACACCCAGCCGTACGGTCTGCTGCACGGCGGAGCGTCCTGCGTGCTCGCCGAGACCCTCGGGTCGGTCGGCGCGGTCCTGCACGGGCAGACGGTCGATCGGCCGTTCGCGGTCGGCGTCGACATCAACGCCACCCACCACAAGGCGGCCCGCTCCGGCCTGGTGACCGGCGTCGCGGTGCCGGTGCACCGAGGTCGCGCCGTGGCCACCTACGAGGTGGTTCTGGAGGACGAGGCCGGCGAGCGGGTCTGCACCGCCCGCATCACGTGCCTGCTGCGCGGCGCCTGA
- a CDS encoding MerR family transcriptional regulator yields the protein MSFPRSGRVAGEALSAEIPTSPGSSVASSHDIPATAGPGAVRTGPVAAAPGGPSDTPLTDATAAASGAADDASRARPATATDDASRTGPATAATDSPDDAVRTGVADAAPAGRAGDVALSAGAAARRLGVAVTTLRTWHQRYGLGPSRHEPGHHRRYTAEDMDRLQVMQRLTTQGVAPAEAAAWARSRPLTPPEPGAALYDPTAVASPPTPAAPGQPPVGPAGRGTRPTRGPAPAARGLTRAAMRLDVRGMRDILCSTLHDRGVIPAWTEVMVPALAAIGDRYEATRRFVEVEHLLSRAVTEILASVPHPAGSPRVLLAAADEEQHTLPLEALAAALAEGGVPSRLFGARVPSQALLDAIARTGPAAVVLWSQRPATGIVTQLTRVRDIPHPPLVIAAAGPGWPHDLPSGITRLTGLTEAVHLLATV from the coding sequence GTGTCCTTTCCACGGAGCGGTCGGGTGGCCGGTGAGGCGTTGAGCGCCGAGATCCCCACCTCGCCGGGCAGCTCGGTCGCCTCCTCGCACGACATCCCGGCCACAGCCGGTCCCGGCGCCGTCCGGACCGGCCCGGTGGCTGCCGCGCCCGGTGGCCCGAGCGATACGCCCCTGACCGACGCGACAGCTGCCGCGTCGGGTGCCGCGGACGACGCCTCCCGGGCCCGCCCGGCGACCGCCACGGACGACGCCTCCCGCACCGGCCCGGCGACCGCCGCGACGGATTCTCCGGACGACGCCGTCCGGACCGGCGTGGCAGATGCCGCGCCGGCCGGGCGGGCGGGCGATGTGGCGTTGAGTGCCGGGGCGGCCGCGCGGCGGCTGGGAGTGGCGGTCACGACCCTGCGCACCTGGCACCAGCGGTACGGGCTCGGGCCGAGCCGGCACGAGCCCGGACATCACCGGCGGTACACCGCCGAGGACATGGACCGGCTGCAGGTGATGCAGCGGCTCACCACTCAGGGCGTGGCGCCCGCCGAGGCCGCCGCCTGGGCGCGGTCCAGGCCCCTCACCCCACCGGAGCCCGGCGCGGCGCTGTACGACCCCACCGCCGTGGCGTCGCCACCCACCCCGGCCGCTCCCGGACAGCCCCCGGTCGGCCCCGCCGGCCGGGGCACCCGCCCGACCCGCGGACCGGCCCCGGCCGCTCGCGGGCTGACCCGGGCCGCGATGCGGCTCGACGTGCGCGGCATGCGCGACATCCTCTGCAGCACGCTGCACGACCGCGGCGTGATACCCGCCTGGACCGAGGTGATGGTCCCGGCTCTGGCCGCGATCGGCGACCGGTACGAGGCCACTCGGCGTTTCGTCGAGGTCGAACACCTGCTGTCGCGCGCCGTCACCGAAATCCTCGCCTCGGTCCCACACCCCGCCGGCTCTCCCCGGGTGCTGCTCGCCGCCGCCGACGAGGAACAGCACACACTGCCCCTGGAGGCCCTGGCCGCCGCCCTGGCCGAGGGAGGCGTGCCGAGCCGTCTGTTCGGCGCCCGGGTGCCGTCACAGGCCCTGCTGGACGCCATCGCCCGCACCGGCCCGGCTGCCGTCGTGCTCTGGTCGCAGCGCCCGGCCACCGGCATCGTCACCCAGCTGACCCGGGTCCGCGACATCCCGCACCCGCCGCTGGTCATCGCCGCCGCCGGCCCCGGCTGGCCGCATGACCTGCCTTCCGGGATCACCCGCCTGACCGGCCTCACCGAGGCCGTCCACCTGCTCGCCACGGTCTAG
- a CDS encoding bifunctional 2-polyprenyl-6-hydroxyphenol methylase/3-demethylubiquinol 3-O-methyltransferase UbiG: MEQPTIGDAFGEMITDAYAVRTGIGPRPLAGGRLPRPVIEVIERDDGLINGAPADHYLDEPDAWQPHDHRALRLCRGHVLDIGVGAARIALELQRRGMAVTGLDTSPGAIAVARKRGLRDTVLSTVDRYATATARYDTFLLLGNNLGLIEGPERAPAFLAALSRLANPGARIIAQGADPYGTKDPVHVSYHRRNRERGRLGGQLRLRLRYRLVATDWFDYLNCSVDELDALLQGTGWHLKSVDRQDHPYYLAVMEQNH, from the coding sequence ATGGAGCAGCCGACGATCGGCGACGCCTTCGGCGAGATGATCACAGACGCGTACGCGGTGCGAACCGGCATCGGCCCCCGCCCCCTGGCCGGTGGCCGCCTGCCCCGCCCGGTGATCGAGGTGATCGAGCGGGACGACGGCCTGATCAACGGTGCCCCGGCCGACCACTACCTGGACGAGCCGGACGCCTGGCAACCGCACGACCACCGGGCCCTGCGCCTGTGCCGCGGGCACGTGCTGGACATCGGGGTGGGCGCCGCCCGGATCGCGCTCGAACTGCAGCGCCGCGGCATGGCGGTGACCGGGCTGGACACCTCGCCCGGGGCGATCGCGGTGGCCCGCAAGCGGGGGCTGCGCGACACCGTGCTGAGCACCGTGGACCGCTACGCCACGGCCACCGCGCGATACGACACCTTCCTGCTGCTCGGCAACAACCTGGGCCTGATCGAGGGGCCCGAGCGGGCGCCGGCCTTCCTGGCGGCGCTGTCCCGCCTGGCGAACCCGGGTGCGCGGATCATCGCGCAGGGCGCCGACCCGTACGGCACCAAGGATCCGGTGCACGTCAGCTACCACCGGCGGAACCGGGAGCGCGGGCGGCTCGGCGGGCAGTTGCGGCTGCGGCTGCGCTACCGGCTGGTGGCCACCGACTGGTTCGACTATCTGAACTGCTCCGTTGACGAGCTCGACGCGCTGCTGCAGGGCACCGGATGGCATCTGAAATCGGTCGACCGGCAGGACCACCCGTACTACCTTGCGGTCATGGAGCAGAATCATTGA
- a CDS encoding DUF3073 domain-containing protein produces MGRGRAKAKQTKVARELKYHSPNTDLTALQRELAGSTRQSDHHFDDDNEEFVDDDEDDADDDQDSWSPPRRI; encoded by the coding sequence ATGGGGCGCGGCCGTGCTAAGGCCAAGCAGACGAAGGTGGCCCGGGAGTTGAAGTACCACTCCCCGAACACCGACCTCACCGCCTTGCAGCGCGAACTGGCCGGTAGTACACGCCAGTCCGATCATCATTTCGACGACGACAATGAAGAGTTCGTCGATGATGACGAGGATGACGCTGACGACGACCAGGATTCCTGGTCGCCTCCAAGGCGTATTTGA
- the amcB gene encoding cyclophane-forming radical SAM peptide maturase AmcB — translation MRGISPEPGYVVMQPTTLCNLACNYCYLPFRRENRKMPVAVAEAVAAEVAGFARAGRFSVVWHGGEPLTAGAAHLAALFAPFGPDVEHHIQTNATLIDDAWCEFFKAHDVRVSVSVDGPPDRNGDRVDRAGKPAYDLIAKGIAALRRHGIPFSALCVVADPRPGVATELYEYFLGLGCEVLGINVEEQEGVNLRQNSHDPAAVSAFWAELVGAWRREPRIHLREVEWSLRYVAAVLDGTADRLLPRRLDPIPTIAHDGSVVLLSPELAGFHDPRYGDFTSGNVLTTPLRQILADAGRTPWIGEFLQGVEACRQSCPYFGFCGGAHAANRYFEHGRFDVTETNHCRNSKIRLLEGVLDHARDHEPTAV, via the coding sequence ATGCGGGGCATCTCGCCGGAACCCGGCTATGTGGTCATGCAGCCGACTACTCTGTGCAACCTGGCCTGCAATTACTGCTATCTGCCGTTCCGCCGGGAGAACCGGAAGATGCCGGTCGCCGTCGCCGAGGCGGTGGCGGCCGAGGTCGCCGGCTTCGCCCGGGCCGGCCGGTTCTCGGTGGTCTGGCACGGCGGTGAGCCGCTGACCGCGGGAGCGGCCCACCTGGCGGCCCTGTTCGCGCCGTTCGGACCGGATGTGGAGCACCACATCCAGACCAACGCCACGCTGATCGACGACGCCTGGTGCGAGTTCTTCAAGGCTCACGACGTGCGGGTGAGCGTCAGCGTCGACGGGCCGCCGGACCGTAACGGTGACCGGGTGGACCGGGCCGGGAAACCGGCGTACGACCTGATCGCCAAGGGGATCGCGGCGCTGCGCCGGCACGGCATCCCGTTCTCCGCGCTGTGCGTGGTGGCCGATCCGCGCCCGGGCGTCGCCACCGAGCTGTACGAGTATTTTCTCGGCCTGGGCTGCGAGGTGCTCGGCATCAACGTGGAGGAGCAGGAGGGCGTCAACCTCCGGCAGAACAGCCACGACCCGGCCGCGGTCAGCGCGTTCTGGGCGGAGCTGGTCGGCGCCTGGCGCCGGGAGCCGCGGATCCATCTGCGCGAGGTGGAGTGGTCGCTGCGCTATGTGGCCGCCGTGCTCGACGGCACGGCTGACCGGCTGCTGCCCCGCCGGCTCGACCCGATCCCGACGATCGCCCACGACGGCTCGGTGGTGCTGCTCTCGCCCGAACTGGCCGGGTTCCACGACCCGCGCTACGGCGATTTCACCAGTGGCAACGTGCTGACCACCCCGCTGCGGCAGATCCTCGCGGACGCCGGGCGGACACCGTGGATCGGCGAGTTCCTGCAGGGCGTGGAGGCGTGCCGGCAGAGCTGCCCGTATTTCGGTTTCTGCGGCGGCGCGCACGCGGCGAACCGCTACTTCGAACACGGCAGATTCGACGTCACCGAGACGAACCACTGCCGGAACAGCAAGATTCGCCTATTGGAGGGAGTGCTGGACCATGCCCGAGATCACGAGCCCACGGCCGTCTGA